A window of Cetobacterium somerae ATCC BAA-474 genomic DNA:
ATCAAGTATAGGTGTTTTGAAGTATACTCAAAATACAGAAGTTAAAAATTTAGCTGATAGAATAGTTCGTGCTCAAGAAAAAGAGGTTGAGTTTATGCAAAAACTATTAGAATCAGGAGAGTTAAGAGGAAATGATAATGAAAAGTTTCTTCCTAAAATGAAGAAGATAATGATTAAAATGATGAAAAGTATGAAATCTTATGATGGACAAGCAAATAATGCTGAAGAGATAACAAAAAGCTATTTACAAAATATGATTATTCATCATGAAGGAGCTGTAAGTATGGCTAAAGAGTATTTGAAGTTTGGAAAAAATAAAGAACTGATAAAAATGTCCAATGGAATTATTTTGAGCCAAGATGAAGAGATAAAAGAGATGAAACAGATATTAAAAAAGGCAAATTAAACATTTGCCTTTTTTTTAATTATTAAAAATTTTTTAAATCATCTTGTACATTACTAATTGTTCCTAAATTAAAGTTATCAATTAGAACTTGAAGAACATTAGAACTTAAAAATGCAGGAATAGTAGGACCTACATGAATATTTTTAAATCCAAGATATAGTAAAGATAGGAGAACCAAAACAGCTTTTTGCTCATACCATGCAATATTAAATACTATTGGTAAATCATTTATATCATCTAACTCAAAAACATCTTTTAATTTGAGTGCAATAACAGCTAGAGAATAACAGTCATTACATTGCCCAGCATCTAAAACTCTAGGGATACCACCAATATCTCCTAAGTCTAATTTATTATATCTGTATTTAGCACAACCTGCTGTAAGTATTACAGAATCTTTAGGTAGAGCTAAAGCAAATTCAGTATAATATTTTCTGTCTTGCATTCTAGCGTCACAACCACCCATGACATAGAATTTTTTTATTGCTCCAGATTTAACAGCATCAACAATTTTATCAGCTAAAGCTAAAACTTGATTATGAGCAAAACCAGCAATAATTTCACCATGTTCAATTTCAACAGGCGGTTTACATGCTTTTGCCTTTTCAATAATTTCACTAAAATCTTTAAATCCATCTTCATCAGCAAGAATATGTTCACATCCTTCCATACCAGCAGAGTTTGTAGTATAAACTCTTTCAAGATATTCAGCTAGAGTTCCTCTAGGAGGTACTAAACAGTTACTTGTAAATAAAACAGGACCATTAAAATCAACAAATTCTTTTGTTTGATGCCACCAAGACCCACCGTAGTTACCTACAAGGTTATCATATTTTTTAAAAAATGGATATGCATGACCAGGAAGCATTTCAGAGTGAGTGTAAACATCAACACCAGTACCTTTAGTTTGCTCTAAAAGCATTTCTAAATCTTTTAGATCATGTCCAGATATTAAGATTCCAGGCTTATTTCTAACTCCAATATTGATTTTAGTTATTTCAGGATGTCCATATGATGTTGTGTTAGCTTTATCTAAAAGAGCCATAGCATCAACACCCACTTTACCAACATTTAAAACCATTTGAACTAATGCTTCAATAGATAAAGAATCATCATCGACATTAGCTAGTGTTTCTTCGATAAATCTATATATAGAAACATCCTCATATCCTAAATTAAAAGCATGCTCAACATAAGCACACATTCCTTTTAATCCATATATGATAGTTTCTCTTAAAGAACGAATATCTTCATTTTTAGTTCTCAATACACCAACTTTTTCAGCATAATCTAAAAGTGAATCATCTGAGCTAAGATCAGTTGGGCAATTGATATATTTTGCATATTTTTCAGGAACAGAGATTTTATTATTTAAAAGCTCTATTTCTAAAGCAGTTCTGTAAGCTTCTCCAGTTTCAATCTCCCTTATAATAGCTTCATCGTGAAAGTTAGCATTGGTAATTGTAACAAAAAGAGCATTTACAACCCATCGGTGCAAGTCGTTAGTTATAGGAATTTTATCATTTAAAAGTTCAATATAAGCAGAAACAGTTTTAGCCATATGTATTAATAAATCTTGTAAATTAGCAGTTTCAGAGGCTTTACCACAAACCCCTCTAACAGTACATCCTTTATTCATAGCAGTTTCTTGACATTGAAAACAAAACATAGACATAGACAACCTCCTAAATTTTTTTATATTTTTAAAAGTAAAAAAAACTGAGGTATTAAAAAGTACCCCAGTAAAAAAATTATTCTTTTTCAAACTCGTCTTTTCCAGCACCACAGATAGGGCAAACCCAATCTTCAGGAACAGCTTCCCAAGCAGTACCTGCCGCAACTCCATTATCAGGATCTCCTGTAGCAGGGTCATAAATCCAGTCACAAACTTTACATCTCCATTTTTCCATAAAAAATACCTCCTATGCTAGTTAATGTATCTGTGATATTTTTACAAAAAAATTATAGATTTCCTTTTAAATTTATAAAAAAATTAAAGGATATATTTATTGAATCTATAATATAAATTATAGAGAAAGTATATTTTAGGAGGAAGTAATATGGAAACAGTTAATAGTTTACTACAAATAAAAAATAGTTCAGGGGAGCCATTGCTACAGACACTGGGTCATGATGCAATTGAATTTTTAATTAGAACATTTGTTTTTATAATTATATTGTATT
This region includes:
- a CDS encoding DUF305 domain-containing protein — translated: MDFKNINIMVGIAALFSTVSLNSYSNDLNDSHLQKMLNYEIKSDSKIYTVLTPLKDVIPQNLKGFKEYDEYAHSLMMSNSSQLFLTKDVGNNFVIYMIPHHEAAIISSIGVLKYTQNTEVKNLADRIVRAQEKEVEFMQKLLESGELRGNDNEKFLPKMKKIMIKMMKSMKSYDGQANNAEEITKSYLQNMIIHHEGAVSMAKEYLKFGKNKELIKMSNGIILSQDEEIKEMKQILKKAN
- the hcp gene encoding hydroxylamine reductase, which gives rise to MSMFCFQCQETAMNKGCTVRGVCGKASETANLQDLLIHMAKTVSAYIELLNDKIPITNDLHRWVVNALFVTITNANFHDEAIIREIETGEAYRTALEIELLNNKISVPEKYAKYINCPTDLSSDDSLLDYAEKVGVLRTKNEDIRSLRETIIYGLKGMCAYVEHAFNLGYEDVSIYRFIEETLANVDDDSLSIEALVQMVLNVGKVGVDAMALLDKANTTSYGHPEITKINIGVRNKPGILISGHDLKDLEMLLEQTKGTGVDVYTHSEMLPGHAYPFFKKYDNLVGNYGGSWWHQTKEFVDFNGPVLFTSNCLVPPRGTLAEYLERVYTTNSAGMEGCEHILADEDGFKDFSEIIEKAKACKPPVEIEHGEIIAGFAHNQVLALADKIVDAVKSGAIKKFYVMGGCDARMQDRKYYTEFALALPKDSVILTAGCAKYRYNKLDLGDIGGIPRVLDAGQCNDCYSLAVIALKLKDVFELDDINDLPIVFNIAWYEQKAVLVLLSLLYLGFKNIHVGPTIPAFLSSNVLQVLIDNFNLGTISNVQDDLKNF
- the rd gene encoding rubredoxin, translated to MEKWRCKVCDWIYDPATGDPDNGVAAGTAWEAVPEDWVCPICGAGKDEFEKE